Part of the Oncorhynchus kisutch isolate 150728-3 linkage group LG2, Okis_V2, whole genome shotgun sequence genome, CTGGGTGGTCAGACTACTGGGTGGTCAGGTTACTGGGTGGTCAGACTACTGGGTGGTCAGGTTACTGGGTGTTCAGACTACTGTGTGGTCAGGTTACTGGGTGGTCTGGTCACTGGGTGGTCAGACTACTGGGTGCTCAGACTACTGGGTGCTCAGGTTACTGGGTGTGTAGGCTTGTGTTCAAAGCCCATTACCAACACACCTTGTTCAACGAATCATGGTCTTAATGAGAAGTCGATTCTAAAGCAGTTTTAGTGCTGGGGTGGAACGAAACCCTGCATTTGTTTGCATACCCCTATTACTCTCCGGGACCAGTCAGTGGGGATGGGTGCCACAGCTGTTGATTGTTGGTATAACATGCTTTTCTGGTACAAAGACAGAGCACTTTAAGTAACATCTAAGTGTGGGGTTTATTGTGCTCTCCATTATTGTTAGTTCAAGTGTTTCTGGGTGTGTGCATACCATTCCTTTAAACTGGTGCTGGGCTATACCGTTGCTACGGGGCCCTGTGGGCCGGCTGGCCCAGGCAaggtagagtagagtggtgtCTGGAGCTCTAATACCTGACCCTGCTAATCTGATTATTCTGAGGGTAATACTGAGACTCTGGGGTCGAAAGGCCACCGTGTTACACTGCAATAGTGACAGCAGACACTAAACAAGTAGAGTTCACAAGTCATGGGAAGGACTTACTCCAGGCAGGGACATAATAACATTTTCTCTTGATTTATTTAGCATACTTGAttgaacaacaaaaaaaaggtGCAGGTGGTAAGGTGTCAGAGTGAAGAAAACCAAGGGTGTTATACATGTGGTATGGATCTGGTGCCTCGAGTAGGCCGAAATGAACTTACCAATGCAGACCTGGATTAAATTGGCTTGGCTGACACCTGGTCTCTTTTTCACTCATTGATTCTAGCGGGAACCTTTCCACTTGGCCTAGCCACTGATTCCACTTCCTGTCTCTCCAGACATGCAGGTGCAGGACTTCCTGTTGCGGTCGCAGAGGGACGTGGGTAACTCCAGTCAAGGGGTGCGGCTCCAGCAGGCCTGCGCCCTATTCATCCAGACCGGCGTCCAGCTCCTTCCTGTTTTTACCCAGCATGCAGCAGCCCTGAGCAACAGCAGTCTGGTCCGAGCCAACTTCAGTCAGCACAACCAAACCCGCAGCCAGCTGCAACAGTGGGGACGCAACCACGGCACCGGTGAGCCGCTCCAGTCCGGTGGCAGCGGGGACCTGTTTGGGTCTGGCGAGGCCCAGGGAGAGACCTCGTTGTGGGCCAAGCGGCTGCAGATGGCCCTGGTCAACACTGTAAACTTCCGGGGAGTGTGGCAGAAACAGTTCCTCTTCACAGACACCCAGAACCTTCCCTTCACCCTGTCGGACGGCAGCACCATCAAGGTGCCCATGATGCACCAGGCCACAGAGGTCAACTTTGGTAAGTAGTAGTTTATTTTAAAGGGACCAAGTGCAATTAAAAGCACAGTCCAGACAGTGAAATATATATGCACCAATGTTCATTTTCACCCACAGTCCCTAGTGAGTACAGTACAGCAATAGTTTTCTGTCTGGACTTTTTTTTTGCTGCAGTTGAACTTGTCAGTTCATCCCTTACATACTTATCGATTCATTACCTACATACTTATCGGTTCAACACTTACATACTTATCGATTCTTTACCTACATGCTTATCGGTTCAACACTTACATACTTATCGATTCATTACCTACATACTTATCGGTTCAACACTTACATACTTATCGATTCATTACCTACATACTTATCGGTTCAACACTTACATACTTATCGATTCTTTACCTACATGCTTATCGGTTCAACACTTACATACTTATCGATTCTTTACCTACATGCTTATCGGTTCATCCCTTACATACTTATCGATTCATTACCTACATGCTTATCGGTTCAACACTTACATACTTATCGATTCTTTACCTACATACTTATCGCTTCAACACTTACATACTTATCGATTCATTACCTACATACTTATCGGTTCAACACTTACATACTTATCGATTCATTACCTACATACTTATCGGTTCAACACTTACATACTTATCGATTATTTACCTACATACTTATCGATTCAACACTTACATACTTATCGATTCCTTACCTACATACTTATCGGTTCAACACTTACATACTTATCGATTCATTACCTACATACTTATCGCTTCAACACTTACATACTTATCGATTCATTACCTACATACTTATCGGTTCAACACTTAGATACTTATCGATTCATTACCTACATACTTATCGGTTCAACACTTAGATACTTGTCAGTTCATCACTTAGATACTTGTCAGTTCATCACTTAGATACTTGTCAGTTCATCACTTAGATACTTGTCAGTTCATCACTTAGATACTTGTCAGTTCATCACTTAGATACTTGTCAGTTCATCACTTAGATACTTGTCAGTTCATCACTTAGATACTTGTCAGTTCATCACTTAGATACTTGTCAGTTCATCACTTAGATACTTGTTGGTTCATCACTTAGATACTTGTCAGTTCATCACTTAgatacagtcaaatcaaatcatcaagcACAAAACAACACAATTAGAGTTTTGATTCATAGTATAGTAGACATTATACAAGACATTGTAAAGTGTTAATGTTTAGTGCTTCTGCCTGTGCATTGCTTCCTCTCTGGGGATTTTAGCCTGGGTGTCTGTAAAGCACCTTGTGACAACtgatgatgtaaaaagggctttataaaataaatgATTTTATTTAAAACGGTCCCTCCCTTGGTTTCCCTCTATGTGCAGGGCAGTTCCGCACCTTGTCAGACCAGCGTTACACAGTCCTGGAACTGCCGTACCTGGGCCGCTCCCTCAGTCTGCTGGTGGCTCTGCCCAGTGACAGGAAGACACCTCTGTCCTCGCTGGAATCCCAGATAACACCCCGCGCTGTGGCCACTTGGGACACTGGCCTCCGCAGAACCAAGATGGATGTCTTCCTCCCCAGGTGCGCGTTGATCTCAATATGTACTTATCTGAACTTTAGTTATACCAGGGTAGTCACTACATATATTTCCTAATCTTCATGGTGTCTGATCTACTGTAGCATGGCAAAACAGGTGAATGATAGGATAATGGACTGGCTTTGACTTACAGGTTTAAAATGCAGAGTAGGTTCAACCTGAGGTTGGTTCTGCCGTCAATGGGGGTCAGAGACGCCTTCAACCCAATGGCAGCTGACTTCACTGGCATCTCAGGTACAGTACACTCATTCAACTGCCTTATTCTGGGTTTTTATATGAGATCCATTTGGCTGGTCCTAAGATGAGTTTGTGCATTTGCCTACTCCATTGTCAAAccaatgttgtttttttaaatgataattCCCTAAGGAACTGGCTGTTGGCCagctaacagactggtacccaggctagagagCCATGTCATCCTCAGGACAGAGGACTGTCCAGGACTTACAGCATTGTGTTTGTTATCTCTCCACAGCAGAGGAAGGCCTGTATGTGTCAGATGCCTTTCATGAGGCCAGGATAGAGGTAACAGAGGACGGGACCAAGGCAGCGGCAGTAACCGCTATGGTGCTACTCAAACGATCCCGAGCTCCCGTCTTCAAAGCAGACAGACCTTTCTTCTTCCTCCTGCGACAAGTCAGCACAGGTAGGAGGCCTACCATACAAAAAATGGACAGATAGCTGACATGATCTGCGTGATCACTGACGTCACAGGGAGAGGAGGGCACTATTTGGGCGTCACCTTGTTAGTTTGGTCTTCTATttatcatctctttctctctttctctctccatctctctctttctctctctccatctctccatttctccatctctctctctctccaggatctGTTCTATTTATGGGGCGTGTGATGAATCCAGCTGAACAGGCACCCTAGGACCCCCTCAACCACCCTGGGACCCCCTCTAACATCCTAGGAGCCCCTCAACCACCCTGGGACCCCCTCCACCACCCTAGGACACCCTCAACCACCCTGGGACCCCCTCCACCACCCTAGGACCCCATTACCCCCTCAACCACCCTGGGACCCCCTCCACCACCATCCTAGGACCCCCTCCACCACCCTAGGACCTCCTCCACCACCCTAGGACCCCCTCCACCACCCTGGGACCCCCTCCACCACCCTAGGACCCCCTTACCCCCTCAACCACCCTGGGACCCCCTCCCCCATACCTTACCTCATATTCAACCTCAACCATTCTAAAGATCTACTTTGACTGTATATAACAATATGAATATGTATATATGAATAGTgtgtaaatagtatttttgttgtctCTTGGTGTCTTTGCTATATAAAACTGTTCAATGTAACATCTTCTGTTGTTCTGTTCTATAACGgttctgtactttgtcatgtatttgtacTCTTTATGTGGaccccgggaagagtagctgctgcgtgtgcagtagctaatggggatcctaataaactaaactacCCGTATTTATTGGTGACCAACAAGAGGGTCAAGACACTTCAGGAAGAGGAACAATATTTTTGTACATTGTAAATAAAATGTTAAtactttgtgttttgcaccaaaAATGTTTTGGTCAAGTTTTTTCCTGCAGCTGTATTATAGGccttccacttcctgtctgatgcATGGTGTCACTTCCTGTCTGATGCATGGTGCCACTTCCTGTCTGATGCATGGTGTCACTTCCTGTCTGATGCATGGTGCCACTTCCTGTCTGATGCATGGTGCCACTTCCTGTCTGATGCATGGTGCCACTTCCTGTCTGATGCATGGTGCCACTTCCTGTCTGATGCATGGTGCCACTTCCCGGCTGATGCACGGTGTCACTTCCTGTCTGATGCATGGTGTCACTTCCCGGTTGATGCATGGTGTCACTTCCCGGCTGATGCATGGTGTCACTTCCTGTCTGATGCATGGTGTCACTTCCCGGGCTGATGAATGGTGTCACTTCCTGTCTGATGCATGGTGTCACTTCCCGGCTGATGCATGGTGTCACTTCCTGTCTGATGCATGGTGTCACTTCCCGGCTGATGCATGGTGTCACTTCCTGTCTGATGCATGGTGTCAGTGAAGATTCAGAAACTCTCACATCCACCACATTTTATTCAAACTCAAGTGATCACTGCTGTTTCCCATAGTTTGTGTGATAaaaatatacatactgtatatcaccagtcacatctccaaagagaaaCCTCCTCAACAACATGCAAAGCCTCTCATTTCCTTGAAAGAAAGTGAAATGAAACATGATGAACAACATGACTGAACAACTGACACATTTACCTACATGGACATtcaaaatgtaaaacattattcatGGACATACAAAACAAAGGACTTCCTCTGGGAATTCACTTTAAAATGATTCAGTAGTTATTTACATCTATACAGTGTATTCAAAATACTATTGTGGTCGGGTCCTCTTTACGAACAACAACAAGTACGGGAAAGACCTATGAGGGAGGGGGTAttggaccagagacagagaccctaTGAGGGAGGGGGTAttggaccagagacagagaccctaTGAGGGAGGGGGTAttggaccagagacagagaccctaTGAGGGAGGGGGTAttggaccagagacagagaccctaTGAGGGAGGGGGTAttggaccagagacagagaccctaTGAGGGAGGGGGTAttggaccagagacagagaccctaTGAGGGGAGGGGTATTGGAAAAGGGGGATAGGCAGGGAGAATATCAAATGCTTTGCAGTAACCTGCACACATGACAGCCAGCCTAACATCCAGGGCCTGAAGTCGAACTTAAACGTCCAGCAACACTTTAGAGAGACACACATTTAAAACACGACAGAGAGGTTAAGTTTAGGATCGCTGTAGTTAATACTAGTGGGACTGATGCTATTGCTAACCATTATGCTATAGTCCATTTCCTGTAGGTAATACTAGTGGGACTGATGCTATTGCTAACCATTATGCTATTGTCCATTTCCTGTAGGAAATACTAGTGGGACTGATGCTATTGCTAACCATTATGCTATTGTCCATTTCCTGTAGGTAATACTAGTGGGACTGATGCTATTGCTAACCATTATGCTATTGTCCATTTCCTGTCGGTAATACTAGTGGGACTGATGCTATTGCTAACCATTATGCTATTGTCCATTTCCTGTAGGTAATACGAGTGGGACTGATGCTATTGCTAACCATTATGCTAATGTGCATTTCCTGAGGTGTGTCTACTACCTAGAGccgtggttcccaaccttttttggttactgttaccaccaactgaatttgtCTCTGCCAGGATTTACCCTGAAGTACACCCTCATGTATATTTTAACAGTAGGCCTTTGGTCTCAGTCTTCtgaagtaccccctgtggataggccaagtacctccAGGGGTCCTAGttcccctggttgggaaccactgacccAGCATAGAGGTTTCTTGTCCGTTTCTATCTAAAAATCCAGTATTGCTAAGGTAACTGACGTGTGAGGGCTAAATCTACTACTGCTAATGTAACCGACGTGTGAAGGCTAAATCTACTACTGCTAAGGTAACTGACGTGTGAGGGCTAAATCCAGTATTGCTAAGGTAACTGACGTGTGAGGGCTAAATCTACTACTGCTAAGGTAACCGACGTGTGAGGGCTAAATCTACTACTGCTAAGGTAACTGACGTGTGAGGGCTAAATCTACTACTGCTAAGGTAACCGACGTGTGAGGGCTAAATCTACTACTGCTAAGGTAACTGACGTGTGAGGGCTAAATCTACTACTGCTAAGGTAACCGACGTGTGAGGGCTAAATCTACTACTGCTAAGGTAACTGACGTGTGAGGGCTAAATCTACTACTGCTAAGGTAACCGACGTGTGAGTGCTAAATCTACTGCTGCTAAGGTAACTGACGTGTGAGGGCTAAATCTACTACTGCTAAGGTAACTGACGTGTGAGGGCTAAATCTACTACTGCTAAGGTAACTGACGTGTGAGGGCTAAATCTACTACTGCTAAGGTAACTGACGTGTGAGGGCTAAATCTACTACTGCTAAGGTAACCGACGTGTGAGTGCTAAATCTACTGCTACTAAGGTAACTGACGTGTGAGGGCTAAATCCAGTACTGCTAAGGTAACTGACGTGTGAGGGCTAAATCTACTACTGCTAAGGTAACCGACGTGTGAGTGCTAAATCTACTGCTACTAAGGTAACTGACGTGTGAGGGCTAAATCCAGTATTGCTAAGGTAACTGACGTGTGAGGGCTAAATCTACTACTGCTAAGGTAACCGACGTGTGAGTGCTAAATCTACTGCTACTAAGGTAACTGACGTGTGAGGGCTAAATCCAGTATTGCTAAGGTAACTGACGTGTGAGGGCTAAATCTACTACTGCTAAGGTAACTGACGTGTGAGGGCTAAATCTACTACTGCTAAGGTAACCGACGTGTGAGGGCTAAATCTCCTGCTGCTAAGCTAAAACACACTTATCTACACTTTGTAATGTTTCTGAGGTAGAATATACATTTAAAACAGAATTTTTTTAGACTGAAATCTAAACTGTGAAACACAAGCACAAAAACTTGCCTCTAAATATGGAGTTGCATGAGAGTGAAATGTGGGCTTCAGTTTGGTTGTACAGATGCAGTATAGTTTAGATGCAAAGGGCCATGCCAGGCGCAGGAAGTCAAGAGTGAGGAAGGTGGCCAACTCTTTCTATTGGTAAACACAGTAACAGAGTGTGTTTCTATTGGTGATTACAGTAAAGTAGTAGGTTTattggtggagtggagtggcctATCACGATTCTCAGGGCATTGAGACCAACCAGGGACGTCCCCACATAGCAAAAATacctcagagagacagagagagagggatgaatataaagagagagaaaaaaggaaagaAGACATTTCAAATGAGACAGAAAACAGCCTTTCACAGCACTTCATGgttaccgacgtgagtgctacgggatcggtagtcatttaggcaggttaccttcgtgttattgggcacagggactgatacagaaatagtagacagacacacaggatagAGAGTCTAGTTGAACTAAACAGAGCAGAGGGGTTTTTCATTGTAATCACGAAGTGGAGTTCAGGAGTCATGTAAAGTGACAACAGTATAAATTGAAGTTTGTTGAGTAGTCAAAACAAGCAGTCAGACAGTAATACAAAGAAGGGTTTCGGGACAtcttacaatctaagctagatgccctcaatctcacccaaattatcatggaacctacccggtacaaccctaaatccgtaaacacatgcaccctcatagatatcatcctgaccaacctgccttctaaatacacctctgctgtcttcaaccagggtcgcagcgatcactgcctcattgcctgcctcCGTAATGGGTCCggggtcaaacgaccacccctcatcactgtcaaacgctccctaaaacacttcagcgagcaggcctttctaatcgacctggcccgggtatcctggaaggatattgacctcatcccgtcagaaAAGGATGCCTGGTAGTtcttaaaagtgctttcctcaccatcttaaaaaagcacgccccattcaaaaaaatgtagaactaggaacagatatagcccttggttgaCTCCAGACttgcctgcccttgaccagcacaaaaacatcctgtggcgttctgcattagcatcgaatagcccccgtgatgtgcaacttttcagggaagttaggaaccaatatacacaagcagttaggaaagcaaaggctagcttttttaaacagaaatgtcCTGTAACACAAACTCCGAAATGTtccgggacactgtaaagtccatggagaataagaacacctcctcccagctgcccacttgcactgagactaggaaacactgtcac contains:
- the LOC109883565 gene encoding probable serpin E3; translated protein: MRRLSMTSLFVCFWLVGSGQCDASFQDSMGELHTEFAVRLYQTLKETENNSNLIASPLSVSLSLGLLQLGARGNTLAQLEAALGYDVNDMQVQDFLLRSQRDVGNSSQGVRLQQACALFIQTGVQLLPVFTQHAAALSNSSLVRANFSQHNQTRSQLQQWGRNHGTGEPLQSGGSGDLFGSGEAQGETSLWAKRLQMALVNTVNFRGVWQKQFLFTDTQNLPFTLSDGSTIKVPMMHQATEVNFGQFRTLSDQRYTVLELPYLGRSLSLLVALPSDRKTPLSSLESQITPRAVATWDTGLRRTKMDVFLPRFKMQSRFNLRLVLPSMGVRDAFNPMAADFTGISAEEGLYVSDAFHEARIEVTEDGTKAAAVTAMVLLKRSRAPVFKADRPFFFLLRQVSTGSVLFMGRVMNPAEQAP